TGATTCCGGCCGCCGTGCGATCGTGGTCGCGGCGGCGGCCGGAATCGGGACAGCGTCGGGCGGTCAGGCGGTGCCGCACGTAATGTCGACGATCGGCAGTACCAGCGCCGCCGGCGCCGAGGCCGGCACCGCCGGATGCCGCGGTGCGACGGGGGACAGGCGACGGTAGGGGCTGCCCTGATCGGGGCGGGTGTCGCGCTCACCCTTGTTCGGCCACATCGAGGCGGCGCGTTCGGCCTGCGCGGTGATGGTGAGCGAGGGGTTCACACCCAGGTTGGCCGAGACCGCGGCGCCGTCGACGACGCTGAGGGTCGGGTAGCCGTAGACGCGATGATAAGGGTCGATGACACCGTGGTCGGGGTCGGCGCCGATCACCGCACCGCCGAGGAAGTGCGCGGTCAGCGGGATGTTGAACACCTCGCCCCAGGTGCCGCCGGCCACGCCGCCGATCTTGTCCGCGACCCGGCGGGTGACATCGTTGCCGGCGGGGATCCACGTCGGATTCGGTTCGCCGTGACCCTGTTTGGACGACAGCTTGCGCCCGAAGACACCGCGTTTGGTGTAGGTGGTGATGGAATTGTCCAGATGCTGCATCACCAGCGAGATCACTGTGCGTTCGCTCCAATTGCGCACGCTGAGCATCCGCACCAGCCGCACCGGATGCCGGAGCACCTCGAGCAGGAACCGCAGCCAGCGCGGAACGCGGCCGCCGCCGTCGACCATGAGTGTCTGCAGCAGCCCCATCGAATTGGAGCCCTTGCCGTAGCGCACCGGTTCGATGTGGGTGTCGGGGGTGGGGTGGATCGAGGAGGTGATCGCGACACCGCGGGTGAAGTCGCGGCCGGGTTCGAGCTTGGGGGTCGCCGCACCCAGGATTGATTCGGAGTTGGTGCGGGTCAGCTCGCCCAGCCGCGGCGACAGCTTCGGCAGAATCGCCTTGTCGCGCATATCGAACAGCAGTTTCTGGGTGCCGCGAGTTCCGGCCGCCAGCACGACATGGGCAGCCGTGTAGGTGGCCGGTGACCTGCGCAGGACAGCGCCGGTGCGGCGGGTGTCGACCTGCCAGCTGCCGTCGGGCTGAGGCCGCACCGCGGTCACCGTGGTCATCGGCAGCACCTGGGCGCCGGCCTGCTCGGCCAGGTACAGGTAGTTCTTCACCAGGGTGTTCTTGGCGCCGTGGCGGCAGCCGGTCATGCACTCGCCGCATTCCAGGCAGCCGGTGCGGCGCGGCCCGACCCCGCCGAAGTACGGGTCCTCGACGGTCTTTCCGGCCTCGCCGAAGAAGACGCCGACCGGTGTCTGCACGAACGTGTCACCGACCCCCATATCGTCGGCGACCTGTTTGAACACCTCGTCGGCGGGGGTGATGTGCGGATTGCGCACCACACCCAGCATCTTGCTCGCCTGCTCGTAGTAGGGGCCGAGTTCGGCGTGCCAGTCGGTGATGTCGCGCCATTGCTTGTCTGCGAAGAACGGCGCCGGCGGCACGTAGAGGGTGTTGGCGTAGTTGAGGGAGCCGCCGCCCACCCCGGCGCCGCCGAGGATCAGCACATCGCGCAGCAGGTGGATGCGCTGGATGCCGTAGCAGCCCAGCGCGGGCGCCCACAGGAATTTGCGCAGATCCCAGCTGGTGTCGGGCAGCTCGTCGTCGGCGAAGCGGCGGCCGGCCTCGAGGATGCCGACGCGGTAGCCCTTCTCGACCAGGCGTAGCGCGGTGACGCTGCCGCCGAATCCGGAGCCGACGATCAGGACGTCGAAATCGGTGTCGCGCCCGCTCATCGGTGGCTCCCGCGCGGATCCGGGCCGTGGTGCACGGCGAGCCCGGTGAAGGGCTGGGCGGGATAACTCATCGAGCCTCCTGAAGTGTGTGTCGCCGGTGACGGGGGTCAACGCTACTCCCGAGTACGTTAAGTGTGTCGTCCGGTACCCGTAATCGTTTCCGGCCTTTTCACCTGCGCCGAAGCCCGGATTCGCGGAATTTATTCGTACAGATCGGCGATCGCTGCTGTAAGCACTGCTCTCTATATGGCAGGCTGAAGAGATGAGCACCCCACGATCCCGCGCTCGCGCTCGCACGATGGAGGAAATCGTGCGCATCGGTCGCGACCATCTGGCCGTGCACGGCGCGGCGGCGCTGTCACTGCGAGCGGTCGCCCGTGATCTCGGCGTGGTGTCCTCGGCGGTGTACCGCTACGTCAGCAGTCGCGACGAACTACTGACCATGCTCGTCGTCGACGGGTACACCGAACTGGCCGACGTCGTCGACGCGGCGCTGGACGCCGCGCCCGACGATGCCGCCACCCGGTGGCGGGTGCTCGCACACGCCGTGCGCGACTGGGCACTGGCCGAACCGGCCCGCTACGGCCTGCTGTTCGGTACCCCGGTTCCCGGCTACGACGCCCCGGCGCAGGAGACCACCGTGCCCGGGACCAGGGTGATCGCCGCCCTGCTGCAGGTCGTCGAAACCGCCTGCCGCACGGGCGAAATCGCCGCTCCGGACCCGGTGCCGGAGGTGCCCGAACGACTGGCTGCCGACATCGTCCGCATTCGCGACGAATTCGACCTGCGCATCCCCGACTGGGCGATGGTGCGGACGCTGACCGCGTGGACGGGGCTGTTCGGCGCGGTGAGCTTCGACGTCTTCGATATGTACGGCGCCCAGACCTTCGCCGACCGTTCACAGGTTTTCGACATTCACCTGGACAATCTGGGCGCGATCCTCGGATTCCGTGCCACACCGGTGAACTGGACGCGCGGCGGGTAGGCATTCGCGACCGTCATCGTGCACGATGTCACAACCCGATGAAGCTTCTTCTCAGCTTTCCCATACCCGGGAATGAAAGACTGAACGGCGACATGAACGACGAAACCGAACCGATTCCGGTGGTGGATCCCCGCGGCGGCAACGGCTCAGCGCGACGCGCGCGACCCGACGACGAGTCGCCGAAGGATCGGTCCGGCCGGTCGTCTCGCGCGGTACGGGCGGGCACACCGCCGTGGAGCCGGGGCATCGCCAATGGTTCCGAGGAGCAGGGCGGGGCCGCTCGGCGCTCGGCGGCGTCCGCGCAAGGCCGTGCCGCCGCGGAATCCGGCGAACATCGCCGTGGGTCGTCCTCGCGCAACGGCGAATCCGAGCGTGCCGGCAGCGACTGGCCGCGCCGGTCGGGCAGTCGCGCGGACGCCGATGCCGCCGACGGGTCGAGCATCCCGCCACCGAACCGGCGCGCGCGCCGGGCTCGCACCGCACCGCCGCCGCGGCCCAATCGCGGGCATCGGGCCACGCGTATCGGCGGGCGGATGCTGGCGGCGGCCACCGCGGTGGTTGTCATCGCCGGTACGGGTTTCGCCTATTACACCGAGCGCAGCGTCGATCAGGGGTTCACCCGCTCGAACGCGATCAGCGAGGCCGATGCCGCCGCGCTCGACGGCGATCTGAACATCCTGCTGATCGGACTGGACACCCGTAAGGACCAGAACGGTAACGATCTGCCCAAGAACATCCTCGACCAGTTGCACGCCGGGGACGGCAGCGAGGGCGGCTACAACGCCAATTCTCTTATCCTGGTGCACATTCCGAAGGACCTGAAGAAGGTCACCGCATTCTCCATCCCGCGTGACGACTACGTCGCGGTATCGGGCATTCCCGGTTACGACCACGCCAAGATCAAAGAGGCCTACGGGCTGAAGAAGGCGGCGGTGGAACAGAAGCTGGAGAACCAGGGCGTCAAGGACAAGGTCGAGCTGGAACGGCAGGGCCGCGAGGCCGGGCGCGAATCGATCGTGCAGACGGTCAAACAGCTCACCGGGGTGCCGATCAACCGGTTCGCCGAGATCTCGCTGGTCGGCTTCTACGATCTGGCCAACATCCTCGGCGGTGTCGATGTGTGCCTCAACCACGCCGTCGACGACGAGTACTATTCCGGCGCGGTCTTTCCCGCGGGCCGACAGCATCTCGACGCCGCGAACGCCCTGTCGTTCGTGCGACAGCGTCACGGGTTGGACAACGGCGACCTGGACCGCACTCACCGCCAGCAGGCATTCCTGACCTCGGTCGCCAAACAGCTCAAGGATTCCGGGACGCTCACCAATATCGGCAAACTGCAGGATCTGATCACCGCGGCGCAGAACGACATCGTGCTGTCGCAGGGCTGGAATCTGCTCGACTTCGCCCAGACTCTCGGACGCGCCGGATCGATTCCGATCGAATTCCAGACCCTGCCGGTCAAGGCCTACGACACCGTCGACGGCCAGGACGTCAACGTCGTGGATCCCTCGGCGATCAAGAAGGCGGTGCGGACCGCGTTCGGCGTCGCCGAACCGCAGCCCAGCGCGCCGACCACCACGCCGACCAGCACCGTCGACGTCGTCAATGCCGGTGGTGCGACCGGTATGGCCGCCAAGGTGTCCACCGCGCTGGCCGACAAGGGATTTCACAAGGGCGAGGTCGGCAACGCCACCTACAGTGACGGTTCGAGCTCGGTCGTGTACTTCGGCACCGGCGCCGAC
The genomic region above belongs to Nocardia spumae and contains:
- a CDS encoding GMC oxidoreductase — its product is MSGRDTDFDVLIVGSGFGGSVTALRLVEKGYRVGILEAGRRFADDELPDTSWDLRKFLWAPALGCYGIQRIHLLRDVLILGGAGVGGGSLNYANTLYVPPAPFFADKQWRDITDWHAELGPYYEQASKMLGVVRNPHITPADEVFKQVADDMGVGDTFVQTPVGVFFGEAGKTVEDPYFGGVGPRRTGCLECGECMTGCRHGAKNTLVKNYLYLAEQAGAQVLPMTTVTAVRPQPDGSWQVDTRRTGAVLRRSPATYTAAHVVLAAGTRGTQKLLFDMRDKAILPKLSPRLGELTRTNSESILGAATPKLEPGRDFTRGVAITSSIHPTPDTHIEPVRYGKGSNSMGLLQTLMVDGGGRVPRWLRFLLEVLRHPVRLVRMLSVRNWSERTVISLVMQHLDNSITTYTKRGVFGRKLSSKQGHGEPNPTWIPAGNDVTRRVADKIGGVAGGTWGEVFNIPLTAHFLGGAVIGADPDHGVIDPYHRVYGYPTLSVVDGAAVSANLGVNPSLTITAQAERAASMWPNKGERDTRPDQGSPYRRLSPVAPRHPAVPASAPAALVLPIVDITCGTA
- a CDS encoding TetR/AcrR family transcriptional regulator, whose translation is MSTPRSRARARTMEEIVRIGRDHLAVHGAAALSLRAVARDLGVVSSAVYRYVSSRDELLTMLVVDGYTELADVVDAALDAAPDDAATRWRVLAHAVRDWALAEPARYGLLFGTPVPGYDAPAQETTVPGTRVIAALLQVVETACRTGEIAAPDPVPEVPERLAADIVRIRDEFDLRIPDWAMVRTLTAWTGLFGAVSFDVFDMYGAQTFADRSQVFDIHLDNLGAILGFRATPVNWTRGG
- a CDS encoding LCP family protein, which codes for MLAAATAVVVIAGTGFAYYTERSVDQGFTRSNAISEADAAALDGDLNILLIGLDTRKDQNGNDLPKNILDQLHAGDGSEGGYNANSLILVHIPKDLKKVTAFSIPRDDYVAVSGIPGYDHAKIKEAYGLKKAAVEQKLENQGVKDKVELERQGREAGRESIVQTVKQLTGVPINRFAEISLVGFYDLANILGGVDVCLNHAVDDEYYSGAVFPAGRQHLDAANALSFVRQRHGLDNGDLDRTHRQQAFLTSVAKQLKDSGTLTNIGKLQDLITAAQNDIVLSQGWNLLDFAQTLGRAGSIPIEFQTLPVKAYDTVDGQDVNVVDPSAIKKAVRTAFGVAEPQPSAPTTTPTSTVDVVNAGGATGMAAKVSTALADKGFHKGEVGNATYSDGSSSVVYFGTGADTDATQAADMLGGLPTAASKTLDPGHVKIVIGSDFSMPETLGSSSTSDSPTTDATTESTTSTTTGGTSATATTDGRPDSGKAVTTSIGSDIPCVN